From one Synergistota bacterium genomic stretch:
- a CDS encoding DJ-1/PfpI family protein yields MPKRILLLAGDFVEDYEAMVPYQMLLMLGYEVDTVCPDKKPGDRVKTAIHDFEGDQTYTEKPGHLFAITKDFNEVKVEDYDGLVIPGGRAPEYLRMNEKVVELVKRFAEAGKPIAAICHGPQLLTAARVIKEKKICAYPAVATEIELAGATYVPPNETFSNAVVDGIFITAPAWPAHPEWIRKFVEVLGAKIEI; encoded by the coding sequence ATGCCCAAGAGGATACTTCTCCTCGCGGGGGATTTTGTGGAGGACTATGAAGCTATGGTTCCCTACCAGATGCTTCTTATGCTGGGATATGAGGTAGATACCGTCTGCCCTGACAAAAAGCCGGGGGATAGGGTAAAAACGGCAATACACGATTTCGAAGGGGATCAAACCTATACGGAAAAGCCGGGACATCTCTTCGCCATTACCAAGGATTTTAATGAGGTAAAGGTTGAGGATTATGATGGACTTGTTATACCAGGTGGGAGAGCTCCAGAGTATCTCAGAATGAATGAAAAGGTGGTGGAGCTCGTTAAGAGATTTGCTGAAGCAGGAAAGCCTATAGCTGCTATATGCCATGGGCCACAGCTTCTAACAGCTGCGAGAGTAATAAAAGAAAAGAAGATCTGCGCCTATCCTGCGGTTGCGACCGAGATAGAGCTCGCAGGTGCTACATATGTACCTCCGAATGAAACGTTCTCAAACGCCGTTGTAGACGGAATATTTATAACTGCGCCTGCCTGGCCTGCTCATCCCGAATGGATAAGAAAATTCGTGGAAGTCCTTGGTGCTAAGATAGAAATCTGA